Proteins from one Deinococcus sp. AB2017081 genomic window:
- a CDS encoding adenylyl cyclase, with protein MTHLQSRTLRLSRRAAALTLTAGTGLLLAACGQSPAASETATLSAAAVKPGSVDLGPNVRIFDPSMSTAQIRAVVDQIAAQQVSNEFGPERYALLFKPGTYGTADDPLIVQVGYGTEVAGLGASPTDVKINGHVDVYNQCNANGCIALTNFWRSLSNLTIQIESKGLDGCRASGNFWAVSQAAPMRRVNVTGGNLTLMDYCTAGPQYASGGFIADSAMGFVINGSQQQFLTRDSSIGGWSNGVWNAVFSGVVGAPAQSFPNPPYTTVAATPVSREKPFLTVDSAGAYQVFVPATRRTSSGTTWQAGPAAGRFVPLRDFYVMRPGDSVQHVNAQLAQGRHLLITPGSYDLTRTIEVKRPGTIVLGLGLPALTPQNGVTALSVADVPGVTVAGIMIDAGPVNSRVLMQVGSNRARGGQARDHNNWSDPATPTAVQDVFFRIGGPHVGRADLSLAVNSDHVILDNLWAWRADHGQGVGWTLNTADQGVVVNGDDVTATGLFVEHYQKYQTVWNGERGKTIMFQNEMPYDPPNQAAWQHDGVLGYAAYKVADHVKTHEAWGLGSYIYTNVDPSIHATQGFEVPVTPGVKMHNLLTVQLGAGTIDHVINGVGAPVNGDAVGVPSYVVEYP; from the coding sequence GTGACCCATCTACAGTCCAGAACCCTCCGTCTGTCCCGCCGCGCCGCCGCGCTGACCCTGACTGCCGGCACCGGTCTGCTGCTCGCTGCCTGCGGTCAGAGTCCCGCCGCCAGCGAGACGGCGACCCTGTCCGCTGCCGCCGTGAAGCCCGGCTCCGTGGATCTCGGCCCGAACGTCCGGATCTTCGATCCCAGCATGAGCACCGCGCAGATCCGTGCGGTCGTCGATCAGATCGCCGCGCAGCAGGTCTCCAACGAGTTCGGCCCTGAGCGCTACGCCCTGCTGTTCAAGCCCGGCACCTACGGCACCGCCGACGATCCCCTGATCGTGCAGGTGGGTTACGGTACCGAGGTCGCGGGCCTGGGCGCGTCGCCCACCGACGTGAAGATCAACGGGCATGTCGATGTGTACAACCAGTGCAACGCGAACGGCTGCATTGCCCTGACGAACTTCTGGCGCTCGCTGTCGAACCTGACCATCCAGATCGAGAGCAAGGGGCTGGACGGCTGCCGGGCCAGCGGCAACTTCTGGGCGGTGTCGCAGGCCGCGCCCATGCGCCGCGTGAACGTGACCGGCGGCAACCTCACCCTGATGGACTACTGCACCGCCGGCCCGCAGTACGCCAGCGGCGGCTTCATCGCCGACAGCGCGATGGGCTTTGTCATCAACGGCAGCCAGCAGCAGTTCCTGACCCGCGACAGCAGTATCGGTGGGTGGTCGAACGGCGTGTGGAACGCCGTGTTCTCGGGCGTCGTGGGTGCCCCGGCGCAGAGCTTCCCCAACCCGCCCTACACCACGGTGGCCGCCACGCCCGTGTCGCGCGAGAAGCCCTTCCTGACGGTGGACAGTGCCGGTGCGTATCAGGTCTTCGTGCCCGCCACCCGGCGCACCTCCAGCGGCACCACGTGGCAGGCCGGCCCCGCCGCCGGGCGCTTCGTGCCGCTGCGCGACTTCTACGTCATGCGTCCCGGCGACAGCGTCCAGCACGTGAATGCCCAGCTCGCCCAGGGCCGGCACCTGCTGATCACTCCTGGCTCGTATGACCTGACCCGCACCATCGAGGTCAAGCGCCCCGGCACCATCGTCCTGGGTCTGGGGCTGCCCGCCCTGACCCCGCAGAACGGCGTGACCGCCCTGAGCGTGGCGGACGTGCCGGGCGTGACCGTCGCCGGGATCATGATCGACGCCGGCCCCGTGAATTCACGTGTGCTCATGCAGGTGGGGTCGAACCGTGCCCGTGGGGGGCAGGCCCGCGACCACAACAACTGGAGCGATCCCGCCACCCCCACGGCCGTGCAGGACGTGTTCTTCCGGATCGGCGGCCCACACGTCGGCAGGGCCGACCTGAGTCTGGCCGTGAACAGCGACCACGTCATCCTCGACAACCTGTGGGCGTGGCGGGCCGATCACGGCCAGGGCGTGGGCTGGACGCTGAACACGGCTGACCAGGGCGTCGTCGTGAACGGTGACGACGTCACGGCCACTGGCCTGTTCGTCGAGCACTACCAGAAGTACCAGACCGTGTGGAACGGCGAACGCGGCAAGACCATCATGTTCCAGAACGAGATGCCCTACGATCCACCCAACCAGGCCGCGTGGCAGCATGACGGCGTGCTGGGCTACGCCGCGTACAAGGTCGCGGATCACGTCAAGACCCACGAGGCCTGGGGCCTGGGCAGCTACATCTACACCAATGTCGATCCCAGCATCCACGCCACCCAGGGCTTCGAGGTGCCGGTCACGCCCGGCGTGAAGATGCACAACCTGCTCACCGTGCAGCTCGGCGCAGGCACCATCGATCACGTCATCAACGGGGTGGGCGCTCCGGTGAACGGCGACGCGGTCGGCGTGCCCAGCTACGTGGTCGAGTACCCCTGA
- the treY gene encoding malto-oligosyltrehalose synthase produces the protein MPESATPTPTAHLPGSTYRIQLHRDFDFAAARRVLPYLKRLGVTDVYLSPIWTSTPGSTHGYDVTDHSQVNPELGGVAGLRRLSARARDLGLGLIADFVPNHMGIQGGHNPYWEDVLTHGQASRYAHFFDISWQPLKRALEGKVLLPLLGDQYGRVLSRRELVLERDGATFTLRYWERRLPISPKSLSGLLVGASEQLPARTADLMRAELASIARSVANLPSSTARHLTDDDREERAQEMEVMTRRLAALLDASPAMRGALDAVIAATNDDPERLDALISEQNYRLASWKVASEEINYRRFFDINDLAALRMEDWRVFEWAHRTLFDLLRDGVLQGVRLDHTDGLYDPAGYFRALQEGAAAALGVPAGPHLPVYVVAEKILEPGEKLPESWAIHGTTGYDFLAQLNGVFVDSANEDDLSAVYRRFTGDRLSYGEHLYRGKHLIQRVSLPGEVNVLTEHLERLAEADLGSRDFTLSTLRGAIREVIATFPVYRTYLRSDGMREPGDNAKIEHAVRDARTHNLRDGQPLDPSVFEFLQGVLTLDTDDGRRRADDADFALKFQQLTGPVTAKGAEDTAFYRYGRLISLNEVGGDPALFGTPLRTFHAMARQRAEHWPHAMLALSTHDTKRGEDTRARISVLSEIPQLWSAFLNANAPLLLSLAQEHDLGRIPSLLDTYVLLQTVVGAYPLDGALDGFAERISAYLVKAAREAKLRTSWASPQPEYEDGLNAFVTALLADPDFLARLGELHARISPAGAQNSVSAALLRLTAPGVPDTYQGTEGWNQSLVDPDNRRPVDYTELSRRVARLERRHDVEVARALLGRYETGEVKTLVTWAALHARNAHPELYTHGTYRPIDAGKYVVAFTREHGTDAAVTVAPRLTLTLTRGRTPWALGEAWGTRQLTLPGAGTYENVLTGQRLRARSSRVPLAKVLEDFPAALLVRR, from the coding sequence ATGCCGGAGTCCGCCACCCCCACCCCCACAGCCCACCTGCCGGGGAGCACGTACCGCATCCAGCTGCACCGGGACTTCGACTTCGCGGCGGCCCGGCGGGTGTTGCCTTACCTGAAGCGCCTGGGCGTCACCGACGTCTACCTCTCGCCCATCTGGACGAGCACGCCGGGCAGCACACACGGCTACGACGTCACGGATCACTCGCAGGTGAATCCGGAACTGGGCGGTGTGGCCGGCCTGCGGCGCTTGTCGGCGCGGGCCCGCGACCTGGGCCTGGGGCTGATCGCGGACTTCGTGCCGAACCACATGGGCATCCAGGGCGGCCACAACCCGTACTGGGAGGACGTCCTGACCCACGGACAGGCCAGCCGCTACGCGCATTTCTTCGACATCTCGTGGCAGCCGCTCAAACGCGCCCTGGAGGGCAAGGTGCTGCTGCCGCTGCTGGGCGACCAGTACGGCCGGGTGCTGTCACGCCGCGAGCTGGTGCTGGAGCGCGACGGCGCGACCTTCACGCTGCGCTACTGGGAGCGGCGGCTGCCGATCTCGCCCAAATCCCTGTCTGGCCTGCTGGTGGGGGCGAGTGAGCAGCTGCCGGCCCGCACCGCCGATCTCATGCGGGCCGAGCTGGCGAGCATTGCCCGCAGCGTCGCCAACCTGCCCAGCTCGACGGCGCGGCACCTGACCGACGACGACCGCGAGGAACGGGCCCAGGAGATGGAGGTCATGACCCGCCGGCTGGCGGCCCTGCTGGACGCCTCACCAGCCATGCGCGGAGCGCTCGACGCCGTGATCGCCGCGACGAACGACGATCCCGAGCGGCTCGACGCCCTGATCTCGGAACAGAACTACCGGCTGGCGTCGTGGAAGGTCGCCTCCGAGGAGATCAACTACCGCCGCTTCTTCGACATCAACGACCTCGCGGCGCTGCGCATGGAGGACTGGCGGGTCTTCGAATGGGCCCACCGCACGCTGTTCGACCTGCTGCGTGACGGCGTGCTCCAGGGCGTGCGCCTCGACCACACCGACGGCCTGTACGACCCCGCCGGGTACTTCCGGGCCCTGCAGGAGGGCGCGGCGGCGGCGCTGGGCGTGCCCGCCGGGCCCCACCTGCCGGTGTACGTGGTGGCCGAGAAGATCCTGGAACCCGGCGAGAAGCTGCCGGAGTCGTGGGCCATTCACGGCACGACCGGCTACGACTTCCTGGCGCAGCTGAACGGCGTGTTCGTGGACAGCGCGAACGAGGACGACCTGAGCGCGGTGTACCGCCGCTTCACCGGCGACCGCCTGAGCTACGGCGAGCACCTGTACCGGGGCAAGCACCTGATCCAGCGCGTGAGCCTGCCCGGCGAGGTCAATGTCCTGACCGAGCACCTGGAGCGGCTGGCCGAGGCCGATCTGGGATCGCGCGATTTCACGCTGAGCACGCTGCGCGGCGCGATCCGCGAGGTCATCGCCACCTTCCCGGTGTACCGCACCTACCTGCGCTCGGACGGCATGCGGGAACCGGGCGACAACGCCAAGATCGAGCACGCCGTCCGGGACGCCCGCACCCACAACCTGCGCGACGGCCAGCCGCTCGACCCCAGCGTGTTCGAGTTCCTGCAGGGCGTCCTGACGCTGGACACCGACGACGGCCGGCGGCGGGCAGACGACGCGGACTTCGCGCTGAAGTTCCAGCAGCTGACCGGCCCCGTGACCGCCAAGGGCGCCGAGGACACGGCGTTCTACCGCTACGGCCGCCTGATCTCGCTGAACGAGGTGGGCGGCGACCCGGCGCTGTTCGGCACCCCGCTGCGTACCTTCCATGCCATGGCGCGGCAGCGGGCCGAGCACTGGCCGCACGCCATGCTGGCGCTGAGCACCCACGACACCAAGCGCGGCGAGGACACCCGCGCCCGGATCAGTGTCCTGAGCGAGATCCCGCAGCTGTGGAGTGCCTTCCTGAACGCGAATGCTCCGCTGCTGCTGTCGCTGGCGCAGGAGCACGACCTGGGCCGCATTCCCAGCCTGCTCGACACCTACGTGCTGCTCCAGACCGTGGTGGGGGCCTACCCGCTGGACGGTGCACTGGACGGCTTCGCGGAGCGGATCTCGGCGTACCTGGTCAAGGCGGCGCGGGAGGCCAAACTGCGCACGTCATGGGCCTCGCCGCAGCCCGAGTACGAGGACGGCCTGAACGCCTTCGTGACTGCCCTGCTCGCCGACCCGGACTTCCTGGCGCGGCTGGGCGAGCTGCACGCCCGGATCAGCCCCGCCGGTGCCCAGAACAGCGTGAGCGCCGCGCTGCTGCGTCTGACCGCTCCCGGCGTCCCTGACACGTATCAGGGCACCGAGGGGTGGAACCAGAGCCTGGTCGATCCGGACAACCGCCGCCCGGTGGACTACACCGAGCTGTCCCGCCGCGTGGCCCGGCTGGAGCGCCGCCATGATGTGGAGGTGGCCCGCGCCCTGCTGGGCCGCTACGAGACCGGCGAGGTCAAGACGCTGGTGACGTGGGCCGCCCTGCACGCCCGGAACGCCCACCCCGAGCTGTACACGCACGGCACGTACCGGCCCATCGACGCCGGGAAGTACGTCGTGGCCTTTACCCGCGAGCACGGCACCGACGCGGCCGTGACCGTCGCCCCGCGCCTGACCCTGACCCTGACCCGTGGGCGCACGCCATGGGCCCTGGGCGAGGCCTGGGGCACGCGGCAGCTCACCCTGCCGGGGGCCGGCACCTACGAGAACGTCCTGACCGGCCAGCGGCTGCGTGCCCGCAGCAGTCGGGTGCCGCTGGCCAAAGTGCTGGAGGACTTCCCGGCCGCGCTGCTGGTGCGCCGCTGA
- the dcd gene encoding dCTP deaminase encodes MSILPDWRIRELAHAGMIDPFEDRLVRTAENAQVISYGLSSFGYDLRCADEWKIFTNVNSAVVDPKHFDERSFVDIQAAEIIIPPNSFALARSHEYMRIPDNVMVVALGKSTYARCGIVANVTPLEPGWEGHVTLEFSNTTPLPAKMYAFEGCVQLLFFEGERPEVTYGDRKGKYQGQRGVTLPRL; translated from the coding sequence ATGAGTATCCTGCCCGACTGGCGTATCCGCGAACTGGCCCACGCGGGCATGATCGACCCCTTCGAAGACCGCCTGGTACGCACCGCCGAGAACGCGCAGGTCATCAGCTACGGCCTGAGCAGCTTCGGCTATGACCTGCGCTGCGCCGACGAGTGGAAGATCTTCACCAATGTGAACAGCGCCGTGGTCGATCCCAAGCACTTCGACGAGCGCTCCTTCGTCGACATCCAGGCCGCCGAGATCATCATCCCCCCGAATTCCTTCGCGCTGGCCCGCAGCCACGAGTACATGCGGATTCCCGACAACGTGATGGTCGTGGCACTCGGGAAGTCGACGTACGCGCGCTGCGGCATCGTGGCCAACGTGACGCCGCTGGAGCCCGGCTGGGAGGGCCATGTGACGCTGGAATTCAGCAACACCACGCCCCTGCCCGCCAAGATGTATGCCTTCGAGGGCTGCGTGCAGCTGCTGTTCTTCGAGGGTGAACGTCCGGAGGTCACCTACGGAGACCGCAAGGGCAAGTACCAGGGCCAGCGCGGCGTGACGCTGCCGCGCCTGTAG
- a CDS encoding metallophosphoesterase family protein yields the protein MRVAVISDVHGNAFALDAVLDDLRMCSPDAVLNLGDQVEGSADPARAAAVQAQLNATEVRGNNEEKLWPGGRRTRLSQQIGAWLDTQLTPDTLAHLSALPLTARVGDVFACHGTPDSAWDSLLWVWEWNADGVTGYYRSRDPLDLWHVVAPLNAGVVVCGHTHRPGATRVGDTLVVNAGAVSDQVDGDPRARWTLLECRAGRWTADFRAVPYDVDAAVRWAMTHSPFGAFEDALLRSGRFDGRGDVVP from the coding sequence GTGAGGGTCGCGGTGATCAGTGACGTGCATGGCAACGCGTTCGCGCTGGATGCCGTGCTGGACGACCTGCGGATGTGCTCGCCCGACGCGGTGCTGAACCTGGGCGATCAGGTCGAGGGCAGCGCCGATCCGGCCCGCGCCGCCGCCGTGCAGGCGCAGCTGAACGCCACCGAGGTGCGTGGCAACAACGAGGAGAAGCTGTGGCCCGGTGGGCGGCGTACCCGGCTGTCGCAGCAGATCGGCGCGTGGCTGGACACGCAGCTGACCCCGGACACCCTGGCCCATCTGTCGGCGCTGCCGCTCACGGCGCGGGTGGGGGACGTGTTCGCCTGCCATGGCACGCCGGACAGCGCGTGGGACAGCCTGCTGTGGGTGTGGGAGTGGAACGCAGACGGCGTAACGGGCTATTACCGCTCCCGCGATCCGCTCGACCTGTGGCACGTGGTCGCTCCGCTGAACGCCGGAGTCGTCGTGTGCGGCCACACGCACCGCCCCGGCGCGACGCGGGTGGGGGACACCCTGGTCGTGAACGCGGGCGCCGTCAGCGATCAGGTGGACGGCGATCCCCGTGCCCGCTGGACGCTGCTGGAGTGCCGCGCCGGACGCTGGACGGCCGACTTCCGCGCCGTGCCCTACGACGTGGACGCGGCGGTGCGGTGGGCCATGACCCACTCGCCGTTCGGGGCCTTCGAGGACGCCCTGTTGCGTTCGGGCCGCTTCGACGGGCGGGGGGATGTGGTGCCGTAA
- the treZ gene encoding malto-oligosyltrehalose trehalohydrolase produces the protein MTPLSHLTSTPGAHATRLGAQLLPDGRGTRFRLWSTTTTLAHVRVDGTVHAMEALGHGAFEVILPVGAGARYMFVLDGADRPDPYARFLPDGVHGEAEVIDFGAYGWQHTDWRGIALRDCVFYELHVGTFTPQGTYRAAQEQLPYLKELGVTAVQLMPVAAFPGQRGWGYDGAALYAPFAPYGRPEDLMAFVDAAHGLGLGVLLDVVYNHFGPDGNYLKAYSPTYFTDRFQSAWGEGLDYAEPHMRRLITGNARMWLSDYGFDGLRLDATATMQDDSDVHILKELAQEVHHLGGTHLLLAEDHRNEPMLVTDYGLDGIWVDDFHHEVRVTLTDEHEGYYRGFSGSAPELAQVITRGWKYEGQFWNVEGEEHQRGKPADALEAPSFVYCIQNHDQIGNRATGDRLHHDPQVTPQEYRGASTLLLTLPMTPLLFQGQEWAAGTPFLFFSDHHGELGHMVSEGRRKEFAYFSSFAGESVPDPQAETTFEASKLDWNERDSGEHAKTLTLYRTLTRLRREDPVLCQRSRRPLSAGSAGDVLWVRTRTDSGERLLLWNVGKQDAVLEALDVARPANVILHSEVGLTETLPRPGMLGPGEAAIFGGAP, from the coding sequence ATGACTCCACTGTCTCATCTGACCTCCACGCCCGGCGCCCACGCGACACGCCTGGGCGCCCAGCTCCTGCCGGACGGGCGCGGCACGCGGTTCCGCCTGTGGTCGACCACGACCACCCTGGCACACGTCCGCGTGGACGGCACCGTTCACGCCATGGAGGCGCTGGGCCACGGCGCCTTCGAGGTGATCCTGCCGGTCGGCGCCGGAGCGCGGTACATGTTCGTCCTGGACGGTGCCGACCGGCCCGATCCCTACGCGCGCTTCCTGCCGGACGGCGTGCATGGCGAGGCCGAGGTCATCGACTTCGGGGCGTATGGGTGGCAGCACACCGACTGGCGTGGCATCGCGCTGCGCGACTGCGTGTTCTACGAGCTGCACGTGGGCACGTTCACGCCACAGGGCACGTACCGCGCCGCGCAGGAGCAGCTGCCGTACCTGAAAGAACTCGGTGTGACCGCCGTGCAGCTCATGCCGGTCGCGGCCTTTCCCGGCCAGCGCGGCTGGGGCTATGACGGCGCGGCCCTGTATGCCCCCTTCGCGCCGTATGGCCGTCCCGAAGACCTGATGGCCTTCGTGGACGCCGCGCACGGTCTGGGACTGGGCGTGCTGCTGGACGTGGTGTACAACCACTTCGGGCCGGACGGCAACTACCTGAAGGCGTACTCGCCCACGTATTTCACCGACCGCTTCCAGTCCGCGTGGGGCGAGGGGCTGGACTACGCCGAGCCCCACATGCGCCGGCTGATCACCGGCAACGCCCGCATGTGGCTGAGTGACTACGGCTTCGACGGTCTGCGGCTGGACGCCACGGCCACCATGCAGGACGACAGCGACGTCCACATCCTCAAAGAACTCGCGCAGGAGGTGCACCACCTGGGCGGCACACACCTGCTGCTGGCGGAGGATCACCGCAACGAGCCCATGCTGGTCACGGACTACGGCCTGGACGGCATCTGGGTGGACGACTTCCACCACGAGGTGCGCGTGACCCTGACCGACGAGCACGAGGGCTACTACCGCGGCTTTTCCGGCAGCGCCCCGGAACTCGCGCAGGTCATCACCCGGGGCTGGAAGTACGAGGGCCAGTTCTGGAACGTGGAGGGCGAGGAGCACCAGCGCGGCAAGCCCGCCGACGCCCTGGAGGCCCCCAGTTTCGTCTACTGCATCCAGAACCACGACCAGATCGGCAACCGTGCCACCGGCGACCGCCTGCACCACGACCCCCAGGTCACCCCACAGGAGTACCGGGGGGCCTCGACGCTGCTGCTCACGCTGCCCATGACCCCGCTGCTGTTCCAGGGTCAGGAGTGGGCGGCGGGCACGCCCTTCCTGTTCTTCAGCGACCACCACGGCGAACTGGGCCACATGGTCAGCGAGGGCCGGAGGAAGGAATTCGCGTATTTCAGCAGCTTTGCAGGCGAGAGCGTGCCCGATCCGCAGGCAGAGACGACCTTCGAGGCCTCGAAGCTGGACTGGAACGAGCGGGACAGCGGTGAACACGCGAAGACGCTCACGCTGTACCGCACCCTGACCCGGCTGCGCCGCGAGGATCCGGTGCTGTGCCAGCGGTCGCGGCGGCCCCTGAGTGCCGGCAGCGCCGGGGACGTGCTGTGGGTGCGCACCCGGACGGACAGCGGCGAGCGGCTGCTGCTGTGGAACGTGGGCAAGCAGGACGCCGTGCTGGAGGCCCTAGATGTGGCCCGGCCCGCCAATGTGATTCTGCACAGTGAAGTCGGCCTGACCGAGACCCTGCCGCGCCCCGGCATGCTCGGCCCCGGCGAGGCCGCGATCTTCGGAGGTGCGCCGTGA
- a CDS encoding Bax inhibitor-1/YccA family protein: MQTYPTTTGRTADLVRTFMARTYSWMAAGLALTAGIAWLTAQNDALALQVYQLRLPLMLAQLALVFVLSIFAQRLNSVVAGALFIAYAALTGLTFSSLLLAYDRSAVTAAFATTAGTFAAMSVAGYVIKRDLSAMGRFFMFAVIGLFIAMIVNLFVASSALTLGISVVGVLLFAGLTVYDTQMLRKLALSGISGESAERAAINGALALYLDFINMFLFILRLFGGSSRN, encoded by the coding sequence ATGCAGACCTATCCCACCACCACCGGCCGCACCGCCGATCTGGTACGCACGTTCATGGCCCGCACCTACTCGTGGATGGCGGCGGGCCTGGCCCTGACCGCCGGCATCGCGTGGCTCACCGCCCAGAACGACGCCCTGGCCCTCCAGGTGTACCAGCTCCGCCTGCCCCTCATGTTGGCGCAGCTCGCGCTGGTCTTCGTCCTGAGCATCTTCGCGCAGCGCCTGAACAGCGTGGTCGCGGGGGCCCTGTTCATCGCCTACGCCGCCCTGACGGGCCTCACCTTCAGCTCGCTGCTGCTCGCCTATGACCGCAGCGCGGTCACGGCGGCATTTGCCACCACGGCCGGCACCTTCGCCGCCATGAGCGTCGCGGGCTACGTGATCAAGCGCGATCTGAGCGCCATGGGCCGCTTCTTCATGTTCGCGGTGATCGGCCTGTTCATCGCCATGATCGTGAATCTGTTCGTCGCCAGCAGCGCCCTCACGCTGGGCATCTCGGTCGTGGGCGTCCTGCTCTTCGCCGGCCTGACCGTGTATGACACCCAGATGCTCCGCAAGCTGGCCCTGAGCGGGATCAGCGGCGAGAGTGCCGAGCGGGCCGCCATCAACGGCGCCCTGGCGCTGTACCTCGATTTCATCAACATGTTCCTGTTCATCCTGCGCCTCTTCGGTGGCAGCAGCCGGAACTGA